AAACCAAATGAATATGCACAATCTAGTATTAAGTCCAATCGATCCCGAAATACTCATTCGAAGAATAGCGGATCAAGTCACTGAGAACATCTTAAAAGCAGTTAGAAGTGACCACTCACCAAGCAGCGATCTGGAAAAACTTTTAACCGTACAGGAAGCATCCGAATTCCTATCTCTCAAAGTCCCTACAATTTACTCCAAGGTAAGCAGGGGTGAATTACCGGTAATGAAGAGGTCCAAA
Above is a window of Algoriphagus machipongonensis DNA encoding:
- a CDS encoding helix-turn-helix domain-containing protein — translated: MHNLVLSPIDPEILIRRIADQVTENILKAVRSDHSPSSDLEKLLTVQEASEFLSLKVPTIYSKVSRGELPVMKRSKRLYFSQKELLEYLKEGSKRTYSDLQNQADIYLKNNGEI